A stretch of Fusarium poae strain DAOMC 252244 chromosome 2, whole genome shotgun sequence DNA encodes these proteins:
- a CDS encoding hypothetical protein (BUSCO:32076at5125): MIIDGEKYACEACVRGHRVSNCQHSDRPLQHINKKGRPVSQCAHCRAMRKSRSAHVKCDCGEKTSKCAHLQPTVEGHTETCCCNHGGHCSCSHKNEPALDTVPESDSERESLTMSITGRPKPPGRRRRANTVHSDGVLTFDQHGNHKPAHRTNRASQKCGPYQLNRVNSAHSTTSLGDSMLQKSSREPPSSRARAATNRERRVKSETTSPLMRGASSFQNLNANLPPLDLSGIEYPPYMANSTFDLFGSGFNSETDAPMYSAGLSAASVDWSHYDLSEMKGDSFTPSSYSQAGTQSFNGLFDFGSGSEHLPHLANTTSTSGEVSEVEDFLPGGDDDYNGLDGLDGFSRADSFIRPNSSVMANSADLTTIDYDSFYKGADAGPMAGAGLSMVEDDPAFWMPNYNEGIATMDESPDPLGPASMPSFWGM; this comes from the exons ATGATAATTGATGGAGAAAAGTATGCTTGCGAGGCCTGCGTTCGCGGCCATCGTGTGAGCAATTGTCAACATTCTG ACCGTCCACTTCAACATATCAACAAGAAGGGTCGACCGGTTTCCCAATGCGCGCACTGTCGCGCGATGCGCAAGTCTCGCTCTGCCCATGTCAAGTGTGACTGTGGTGAAAAGACGAGCAAATGTGCCCATTTGCAGCCAACAGTTGAAGGTCACACTG AGACATGCTGCTGCAACCATGGTGGCCACTGCAGTTGCTCACATAAGAACGAGCCTGCTCTTGACACCGTTCCCGAGTCTGACTCGGAGCGCGAGTCCCTGACCATGAGCATTACTGGTCGCCCAAAGCCTCCTggtcgacgacgacgagccaACACAGTTCACTCGGACGGGGTTCTGACTTTCGACCAGCATGGCAACCATAAACCTGCCCACAGGACCAACCGAGCTTCACAAAAGTGTGGCCCATACCAGCTCAACAGGGTGAACTCGGCTCACAGCACTACCAGTCTAGGTGACAGCATGCTTCAAAAGAGCTCGCGGGAGCCTCCCAGCAGCCGAGCACGTGCTGCTACCAACCGAGAACGCCGAGTCAAGTCGGAAACCACTTCACCACTTATGAGAGGTGCCAGCAGCTTCCAGAACTTGAACGccaaccttcctcctctgGATCTGTCGGGCATTGAGTATCCTCCCTACATGGCCAACAGCACATTCGATCTATTCGGCTCTGGCTTCAACTCTGAGACGGATGCTCCCATGTATAGCGCCGGCCTAAGCGCAGCCTCGGTCGACTGGAGCCATTACGACCTCTCGGAGATGAAGGGCGACAGTTTCACGCCATCAAGCTACAGCCAAGCTGGTACACAAAGCTTCAATGGTCTGTTTGACTTTGGCAGCGGCTCGGAGCACCTGCCTCACCTTGCCAACACTACATCGACTTCGGGCGAGGTTTCTGAGGTAGAGGATTTTCTCCCCGGAGGCGATGACGACTACAATGGCCTGGATGGCTTGGATGGCTTTAGCCGGGCCGACAGCTTCATCCGACCGAACAGCAGCGTGATGGCTAACTCGGCCGATCTAACTACCATTGATTACGATAGCTTCTATAAGGGAGCCGACGCCGGCCCAATGGCTGGAGCTGGCCTGTCAATGGTTGAGGATGACCCAGCATTCTGGATGCCAAACTACAACGAGGGCATTGCGACAATGGACGAGAGTCCCGACCCTCTCGGCCCTGCTTCCATGCCCAGCTTTTGGGGCATGTGA